The following is a genomic window from Artemia franciscana chromosome 4, ASM3288406v1, whole genome shotgun sequence.
aacccattcgtaaaatacctcgatttcacgttttccaagaattccggcttccccctccaactcccttcaatgtcaccggatatggtcgggatttaacatgagagttttaaagcacaagatccttttagatatcaaatttcatcaagatctgatcacccgttcgtaagttacaaatacgtcattttttctaatttttccgaattactccccccccccccaactccaccaaagagagcggatccggtccggttatgtcagtcacctatcttggacttgtacttattctttccaccaagtttcatcctgatctctccgctttaagcgttttccaagattttcgcccccccccccctaatgacactggacccggtcgggataaaaaaataagagatctaagtttcgaggtccttctaaatatgaaatttcattaagatatgatcactctttcgcaagttaaaaatacctaattttttctaattttttgaattaacacccccccccaactcccccaaagagagcagatccgttccggttatgtcaatcccgtatctaggacttgtgcttatttttcccaccaagtttcatcccaatccctccactctaagcattttccaagagtttaggtccccccccccaacatcctcttcaccggataaggttgaaatttaatataagatctctgagacatgatatccttccaaacatcaaatttcattaagatccgatcactccttcgtaagttaaaaatacctcatttttctaattcagaattttctaattcataattttctaattcagaattaaccctcctccccccactcccccaaagagagtggatccgtatcggttatgtcaatcacgtaactaggacttgtgcttatttttcccaccaagtttcatcccgatccctccactctaagcgttttccaagattttaggttccctcccccctcaattccccccaatgtcaccggatccagtcgggaattgaaacaagagctctgagacatgatatccttccaaacttcaaatttattaagatccaatcactcgttcgtaagtaaaaatacctcattttttctattttttccgaattaaccggccccccactctccccccggatggtcaaatcaggaaaatgattatttctaatttaatctggtccggtccctgataagcctgccaagtttcatcgtcctagcttgcctggaagttcctgcagtagcaaaaccaggacagacagacagacagaccgacagaatttgcgatcgctatatgtcacttggataataccaattgccataaaaagtagagttgtgacaaagagtcaaactttaccgtaaagagcgaggtatttaggaggagaggagcccctcatatgtgtaataatttctgttcgttttaagttttaatcctgctccttactttcagttgaaaaactttttcatatttcttttttcattgtttttttttaataatgctagaaaatcctgcgcccccttcatggaatttctattcccccgtgacaaattcctccaagtaaagatccttcTACGTAGCTCCCTCCCATCACTCCCCCCTCCTTCAACCAAAacaaaatcccctgaaaacgtctgtacactttccaataaccattactgtaagtaaacactggtcaaagtttgtaacttgcattccctctcacggggactctgggggagtaattcgtccccaaagacatcttattatgtttttcgacttggctatctaaaaaattttatccgttgactttgggaaaaaaatgagcgtgggaagaggcctaggtaccctccaatttttcggtcacttaaaaagggcactagaacttttcatttccattagaatgagccctctcgcgacattctaggaccactgggtcgatacgatcacccctggaaaaaaaataaaaataaaaacgcacccgtgatcggtcttctgacaaaaaatacgaagttccacatttttgtagataggtgctTGCGATTTCTACAATgggattctctgatacactcaatgcgatggtgcgattttcgataagattctatgatttttagggggtgtttccccctattttccaaaataacgcaaattttctcaggctcgtatcttttgatggataagactaaatttgatacaatatatatatatatatatatatttatatatatatatatatatatatatatatatatatatatatatatatatatatatatatttatatttaaaatcagcataaaaatgcaattcttttgatttacctatTAGTATCAAacctccattttttagactttcgttagctattgagccgggttgctccttactgcagttcattaccatgaactgtttgatataaagaACAGTAgaaacatgaaaatattttcccacGACCAAGTTTCACCAGTTGACCTATAACAACTAGGACACAACTCGTCGAGCCATTCAACGTCAATGTTACCTCATCAAACATAGTtccaaatttgttatttttgtttgtttctaagGCAAAAACGAGTAAAGAAAGGATTAGTACTGATTAACAGGTAGAAAGTGTTAAGCCAAAATACTTGATATAAAATACATAGAACAAGTATTCCTCAAAGCCTCAAAAGTTTCATTGACCTATTGATCTTCAGACGAAGTTTTAAAAATACACAACACACACATCTTTATATTGATTAGTCTATGCTATAGCTTCAAAAATGCTTGGCTTCCCCACTACACTGGAAGACAAAGGTCTTCCAGTGTAGTGACACTGGAGTTCCTGCTACACTGCAAGCAGCAGAATGCATAGTGGAAAAATTGCAAGCTTTTCAAGACTCTTGACTCTGACAGCTTGTTTCGGAAAAGAAGGGCTAAGAAGCTAATAATATGTTCACGCCGAAGCAGTGTTATGGAACGAATACAGAATCAAAAGATGCTGAAACAACAAAACTGTAGACTAATAGCGGATATACTTACTAGAACACACCCATATTAAATCTCTTCTTAGAAAAAAGGACAAATGTAAAGTTCCCAGAGTAGATGAGGAGAGCATAACATGATTTGGACCTAGCGTTTCCTGCAATGAAACTTCCCAGTTAAATTTGGCACTATGAGATTCCTGAGTACAAATGACAATAACATCCGGCGGTGTAGATATGTAAGTTGGAAGAATCAAGTCTTCGAGATCAGATGGAGGCgtctaaaaaaagttttctattaCAAAAGATGGCAAGAGTGCACACTAAATTTTCACTGGGAGGTGGAAAGGATTAGACCAGAAACATCATATTTATGTGATTATTGTCAAGTACCTcgctttttttatattgtttttggtCTTCCAAGAGGCAAACTGCCCTCTCTCTTGCTCTTCCCTCTAACGTTTTGACTTAAGCTTTATCTTCAGTTACACAATATTAACGGAGGAGCAGCAAAGATGACCTATAACgctgaaaatatttcattattcGAAAGATCTTCACGAGGGAACCACCACTCCTCTTCTTCGGTAAAAGTATTACACTATATTATATGCAACTACTACTAAGAACTTACAgcagcactaagccgcctgaTGCCAACACGGCAACGCGCGCTCCTTCTTCATTTACCCTATTCAAAGCTTTTGTCTTTAACCCTTCGAAGAGGTTCAGGTTTCCTTTTAATCCTTTCTTACGACCCTCTTCCCACTCCATTCGCTGCCAGAACTAGTGGCAGCGAAGCTACGATTTTCGCATAAGTATTTATGAAGCGGGTGTCtagataatttttgttttaaacttaaGCTTcactggtgttttttttttccatttcttgtACTGAAAGAGATAATTTAATCCTGAAAATCAACACAATAAATATGTAACTACCTTTTTATGTCTGTTGTCCAATAAGCTTTGTTGCTAATAAGCAGATAGGAAGAATGACCTAGAAACATACTATTAAAcgactgaaaacaaaacataatacCTCCAAAATCAGTTGCATCAAACTTAAGAACAAATTCTTGAAGATTTGATTTAATACTAGGttgaagataaattaaaaacaagtttaaatgCTCCGTTTTGCAGTTTTTGGTAGGGCTTACAGTTTGGGAAGTTAGACATCTATACTTCTAGATAGCTTTAAAGCAAATTACGAAAACGGGATTTaagtaacagtaaaaaaaaaaacatcttttattcaatttaagaacgtataaatatatttttggaaagaaaCGAATGAAGATTTTAAATGATAGTTTCTGACAACAGATCTAATTGAAATCCCAAATAATTAACATAGAATATTTAATATGGATAATCAATATCATACAAAGCATACTTGCGCACAGAAAGACATTGGTGAGattacatttaaaaatcaaCTTGGGAAACTTTATCAACTTGGACAGAAACAAGGGAGTTTCTTGGGAGATAGGGGGTGTACTACTTCAACACATGCAAATTTTGAGGTTAAATATTTAGCTTTTCGTATATTATAAGAtacttttctttaatatttcaagaaaacgaattattcaatattattttgGGATTTCCACCGTTGCCAGTGTACAGGTATGATGTCAATAAGCAAATATTATTAACAGTTTCTGGGACAGAAAAAATATAGATGACAGTAGCTACCTGCACTTTATGGAAATGTCATAAAAGTGTCTGAAGTACAAATTGAAAATCTATGGTCTATAATGGTTCTACCACCAACTCATACCTGTGTTGGCCCACACAGTAGGTTATGTGTTTCTTGAATATTGATAGCTCTCAGATTAGGCAGTTACTATGTAGTAAATCCTTTATAAGCCTTCTAATTTTGCATTTTGATTTTAGAGCACTATACTAATGCTTAATCTAACTTATGCACTAGTTCATAAGAAATTACCttcagaattcttttttttattcaccgCTCACTTTACATTTAACAGCAGTTTGACACAACCTTAATATTCAAACAGAAAGCTATGAATTTTTTCTCCACCAGATAACTTGCATAATGATTTGAAAAGGCAACAATTTATTTTCCGCGACATTTTTTGCCTCTTTTATTTTGAACCTAATGAACTTTCTAGTTTGACATTTGCAttgattataataaaaaaaacaacaaagagtcTCTTGGCGGGTTTTATGATAAAAAACCGAACATAAGTTGTACTCCAAAATTGGGGATGGAAAGAAAAAGTGTACCTTGCCATTCATATTCCAAGTGCCAACTAAAATAGATATTCTTCTATTTGGTAAAAGTCGATCAACTTCTGCTGGGCCTAGTGTCGTATAATGACCATGTAAATAGTTCCTAAAAGATAAACCAAATTcctaggaaaagaaatcaaaagcACGTAGAATGGTCAATTCAGACTACCACCTTATTATTCAAGATATCagtacttatctgttagccagtacacactcgacAATTTGGATCTACAGGTACGGGGTTGAAATAACTGAGACGCTTGGGAGATAGATAGGATATATACAATTTGAActgtatatttgcatattaggggttgGGGGATAAGTATAGCAGGGTTGCATTTAAAatgtaacctaaccaaaataccaactaaatatttattaaaatatagctacaatgtagttttccaCTGGGCCAAAACTAATTGTTTCCGTATACAAACAGCAATAAACGGGTCATTGTCTGATTTtatagatccaaattctcgagtgtgcaCTGGCTAACAGATAATTACCGAGATGTGTTCCATGATTGATCATTTTACTATTCTTTGCACTAAAAACGCCACTATTATCTCTTTCTCTTCACTCCAGTCCGCCCCCTTTACAAAGGACAAAAACGTACACgttattcattttttactttactGATTATCAAGAATATCCTTTGCCACAATAGTAAATAGGCATAAAGAGATTGTCGAATAAAAAACTTTCTTGAAAGTCTGGACGccaagaaaacagaaaaacccACATTTAAcaaagattcaattttttttttccaattttcagcGGTCTGAATACCACCGAAATGAAATCATGGGCTTTTCACGAGGaaccattttttcttttctttttttacaggcTTCACCGTTTAGGGGGCGTATCACCTTAGCCAAACCCAAACAAAGGTTTATATATAAGTAGAAGTTCATTGTACATCTAGTATTAACCCAATTTAGAGTAAAccattttaaaatgatttaagaCTCTGGCCAGAGAAGTTAGAAGAAGATCCTCTGAAAACTACACTGAAAACGACCGAAATATTTtaccacaaaataaaaaagtcgTATATAAACAGTGGTACTATTGTTACAGCATTTACTTATATAAAcatgaaacttaaaaccataACTTAAACTTAAAATCCATCCTGGGATGGATACCAGAATATAAAATTACATGTTTATGGCACAATTTTTCCTGGGGAGGGGAGGCGAAaccactttaaaaaaaggggggttTCCACTCCCTAGCCCCCTCCTTCTGTAAAAGTACCCCCAATTTGATAAATAATGTCTTATTTCTTCAGAAACCTACACATTCCAGATTCCAAATGTTTTTCACCGACATTCAgtcattaagcctcttattctTTATGATTTCACACCTTTAAAAAGTATCTAAATCTTTGCTTTGCTAGTttccagggtttttttttttttttggcaaattttacaaatattacaACAGATTTTATAACTGATTAGGTGAACTATCTCTTGCCATATTACACCTTCTTTTAGTATCCAAATCTTTGCTTTGCTAGTTTCCAGatcataataaatttttttggtaaattttacaaatattataacAGATTTTAGAATTGATTATGTGAACTAGCTCTTGCCATATTACACCTTCTTTCAGTATCCAAATCTTTGCTTTGCTAGTTTCCAGATCATAATAAATTCTCTTggcaaattttacaaatattataacAGATTTTATAATTGATTATGTGAACTAGCTCTTGCCATATTACACCTTCTTTTGGTATCCAAATCTTTGCTTTGCTAGTTTCCAgatcataataatttttttggtaaattttacaaatattataacAGATTTTATAATTGATTATGTGAACTAGCTCTTGCCATGTTTAGGAATTTTAGAACGGCGTTTGAAAAAGGAGATTTTAATATGTTACTATGCATATTAAGAGAAGTTGGGCTGTCATGGTTTTTTACATCTCAAGTAGTTGGAAAGTGTTTTAACaagaaactattaaaattatgtgAAATGATGTTATTTCTAGTCAATGTCTTATTCAATTTGGCGTTGCGAAGGGTACTATTCTAGCTccactgttttattttatttatgtggATAAGATAAAATTCTGCTTTTCAGCTATTACCTTACTTTATTAACAGATGATATTGTTGTCACTTTTTCTAGTCAACATTTTTAATCATAAACAGAGAATATTAATAGTGTAATGGCTCAACTTTACAGACTTACCTGCTGGAcacattttatttcattcagAGGAGAGTCACTGaatcaggtaaattttgttCGATACCttagtttttgtattaaatGAAATCTATCTTAGAAACGGCACAGTAATTCAGTTAATTCTAAAGTGGCTGGAGGAATTGAAGCTATTGgttgtttgaaatgttttcttccaattttttgacagaggtattttttttagaaattttgaggtagccattttgtttaaaatagtccaaagatcatataacaatgtctccagatttttttttcaatctatgAATACTAATTAATATAGTCTAGATTAATGTTTCCTTGAAAAAGTGTACAAGCTACCATACAAGTTactattttacataaaaagtaaACGAAGTTCACGTTCTTGCATTTGGAGATAAAATTGTACGTTGAAATGTTACTCTTTGGGCgaactttgtaaaaaaaattcatcaagcTCCTTTTACTTCCATttgtaaacaaaaatatcccaaagattTCAATGGCCcgttaattggaaaaaaagaaaacaaaatatcaattAATATTAAGCACATTCAcaattaaaatatgtttagaTTCTACTCACCAATCCCCGCCCGAGTACAACTGGTCTCCGCACTACctactttaaaaagaaatactaaaaaaaaatcaataaacaaataaacatcgAGGAACCAACACTCACATCAtccaaatttaaataattaacttGTTTCTCTATTCATAATCGTAAAAGTAGCTACATACATTTTATAACAATTCAAGCATCTTTCAGGATCTTTAAGTGTTCTAGATCAAAGCAGTAATCCAGGTTTGGTTTTGTCTTCCTCTTCCTCATAATACCTATTAGTTATAATATTGGTAATTAGTGCAGTAGGATTTAAGAGGGGCCAATTATATAAATAgacaaagttaaaataaaagcGTTTAGAAAtgcatttgtttgttgttttgacCGTTCGCTTGTGTTTGTTCgtttatttctgttttccttatttttatttccaagTATTTGATCATTGAGAGCTATTTGTTATATGTTCAGTTCTTTTTCTCCCTGGTCCTCGATCTGTATTTTCGGCTGGGTGAAAATTCATTCTCTTCGTATGTTAATTAtatacaaggccgtatccaggagagGTTATGCGGTtcgacccctccccccccccccccgaaatttttgtccgactcgtaaaacgtaacaaaattatatataaacaaatttatgatGCAGTTTTTGAGGTTTTCTGTGTAACTATCAAGACAAATCTCCAATaggggcagccccccccccctgaaaaaaattctgacAGCAATAATTGAAAACAAGCTGAAAATTTATATAGATTACCAAAAAACttctattttggaaaataataaatttgacttttagggggtctgCAGATGAGTCAAACCAACTTTAGGGGGGCAGAGCCTGCCCCCCTTCTCCCTGTACATATGCATGGATGGGAACAGAAAAACTTATCAAATTTAAGCTAGAATTCTTACTTGGACCTGAAGTTTCGTTTCTGTCTTTTTTCAGGAGAAGCAGAAACACCATTCTCTATCACGTTCCCATTTGGTTCATCGGTAGAATCACTAATGCTTCCAGACAGCTTGTCAACATCTTTCCCATTTGAAAGTAGAATATCACATTGAACAGCTTTGTGAACCAAGCTTCGATTGAAAACCTTCTCAAGGGGGATGTATTTTGCTAACTTGGAATTTTCACTAGagctttgtaaataaaaatcatcCTTTCCAATACAAGATAAAGGACGTTCAAGTTTTTGAGAATCATATGATATAGTAAAACTCAGAACACTTTTACTTTTTCGGACAAGTCGTCCTCGTACAGGACTGTCTTTAAATTCGAGAAGCTTACTGGAAGATAGTTCAGATTCTGTCTCTATTGAACTCCTGTTTGGCAGTACTGGACCTACACTTCTATGCCTAGCTAATAACATTCGTGAAGGAATTCTTGATGCTGAATTAGCTTTCCCTTCTCTGCTTTTTGTCAGCATgatttatatcttcatttttggcagctaaaataaaaagaacaattaggGTCTGACATTGTTCTTTAAACAAGTACAGCATGGGTGAatgcaattttgagaaataaaccCAAATCCTAAATTAAGGCCTAGTAGAGTTTTTCCAAATATCTGCTTCCAACATGACATGACTTCATGAACTTCAAATTGCAACAGGtagatgaaattttcaaaatggatCTACAAAACAGGGTTGGGTAAGGCCAAGCTAATACATCTACTCCATTTCTACTTACAatgcttccaatattctacaAAAATAGGTCCAACTTCAAAGGAAAATCCCAGGAGCCGCTTTGCCCAAAAGTAGTCAAGAAAAAACAGACAATAAACAAAGATGTTTTATCAAGATATGCATAGACTTTCTTCAAAAAGAATTCTAAGTACAAGAACTGGGTAGTGTTTTGaggaatgaattaaaaaaaggttcCCAGGTCCTAACTTAGGCTGTatataatacatttttaaaggCTTAAATTCAATATACTCGGCCAAATATCTGATCATCACTCCAATAAATGCACATTCATGTTCCTCTTCGTCTTCTCCAGGTCATTGCCACAATGGGAAgaaagattttccttttgaaaCCTCTTAGCTACTGACCAAATTGGGCATCAGTTTATGTTGAGTATTGCAAAGATTATGACAATGTGtaatatattttcttctaaCTAAATTGGGTAGATCTTCTTGGATGATCTGATGGATGTTGGGTTCGAGATGAAATTTTTCAAGGTCATGTTTTAGTTTTGCAGATGTAAACAGCTAGCCGATCTGGATTCTGCAGACGATTTTGCCTTGATGGAAAGTACAAAGACCCAACAACAGGATCTCCTCAATACCATCCATAGAAACATTGCCCAGCTTGGTCTCAAGATCAACACAGAGAAGATACCTTGGCAACATAGTGGAAAATTCCGCGTTCAGCAAGCAGATAGTGCAGTTGGGGATAGGGCAAGCCAGTGGAGCTTTTAACTGACTAAAACCAGTATGGCGATCAAAAAAGTATTCttcgaaaattaaaaatgaggCTATTCAATAGCAATGTCCTTTCTACACACCTCTAAAGCAGTGAGTGCTGGAATTTAAGTCAACAACAAGAGAGACAGATTCTTGCCTTCAAAGGATTCTGAATATCAACTGGAGAGATCGCATCACAAACCAGAAAGTCCAACGTGTCTCAGGCCAGCCTATGGTTA
Proteins encoded in this region:
- the LOC136025954 gene encoding inositol polyphosphate 5-phosphatase E-like → MLTKSREGKANSASRIPSRMLLARHRSVGPVLPNRSSIETESELSSSKLLEFKDSPVRGRLVRKSKSVLSFTISYDSQKLERPLSCIGKDDFYLQSSSENSKLAKYIPLEKVFNRSLVHKAVQCDILLSNGKDVDKLSGSISDSTDEPNGNVIENGVSASPEKRQKRNFRSKNYLHGHYTTLGPAEVDRLLPNRRISILVGTWNMNGKTPPSDLEDLILPTYISTPPDVIVICTQESHSAKFNWEVSLQETLGPNHVMLSSSTLGTLHLSFFLRRDLIWVCSIPEDSSFSTRTGTKFRTKGAVAIGLSIFGTSFLFICSHLTAHAERASERVIDIRRISTGLELPKVLPLRNRHRDVTSNYDCVFWAGDLNFRLASQREDVIRSVTSGWKSSVSEPSEDMASQLLLNDQLKLILKNGEALKGFEEGVIAFPPTYKYVPGTNDFESTKERTPAYTDRILYKVKPGTEARCLQYDSVSKITSSDHKPVWGLFSVTVKPGDSKIPLAAGLFNRQVYIEGTKRWAEVGWSRKSRTLNSESVCNVQ